One genomic window of Arachis stenosperma cultivar V10309 chromosome 10, arast.V10309.gnm1.PFL2, whole genome shotgun sequence includes the following:
- the LOC130958194 gene encoding high mobility group B protein 6-like has product MQTQTQTHTPISIPPKPRPRSGRTPLQLKNNSPADLRPKPKPKPESEPLCEITPVRDKENRTIAITAAAEATLPPHTAAALAPVQVQLPEVSSLAEELSAIKKKVERMRIDKEKTETALKEKDAKLDAMMKELEDRGEVQKKFEIEVDRLFRLKELKYRCMRVSPMRTLREKEHGKIVNEAAPSSQSQSQSEEKSKNEETTSFECESELEECEVQSPGSACSQTDTNTQQKS; this is encoded by the exons ATGCAAACGCAAACGCAAACTCACACTCCGATTTCCATACCTCCGAAACCTCGGCCGCGATCAGGCCGGACACCACTCCAGCTGAAGAACAACTCACCCGCCGATCTCCGGCCGAAGCCCAAGCCCAAGCCCGAATCTGAACCACTCTGCGAGATCACACCAGTCCGCGACAAGGAGAACCGTACTATCGCGATCACCGCCGCAGCGGAAGCTACTCTTCCTCCTCATACTGCGGCTGCGTTGGCTCCGGTGCAAGTGCAACTCCCCGAGGTGTCGTCGCTGGCGGAGGAGCTGAGCGCGATCAAGAAGAAGGTGGAGAGGATGAGGATCGATAAGGAGAAGACGGAAACAGCGCTGAAGGAGAAGGACGCGAAGCTCGACGCCATGATGAAGGAGCTCGAAGACAGAGGAGAGGTTCAGAAGAAGTTCGAGATTGAGGTTGATCGCTTGTTCCGCTTGAAGGAGCTCAAATATCGATGcatg AGAGTTTCTCCGATGAGAACATTGAGAGAGAAGGAACATGGAAAGATCGTTAATGAAGCTGCTCCATCGTCGCAATCTCAATCTCAATCAGAG GAGAAGAGCAAAAATGAGGAAACGACGTCGTTTGAGTGCGAATCTGAATTGGAGGAGTGTGAAGTGCAGAGTCCCGGTTCGGCTTGTTCACAAACTGATACTAACACACAGCAAAAATCATAA
- the LOC130954812 gene encoding uncharacterized protein LOC130954812 — translation MTELLPASPLSISLPESHRFAFPNNNQCLTPNSHVPFSQEFSKTTGTLVVVASSMGPRVHGRGSRGGGYSFYNNKQLGFDEREVKNLGLEGDPTGDGSVGEKDIADSNDPFDGVGLREMDDPVGLGANGEGEEEEGGGGFEDDDDLVKVQVPGGAANDDLRKDDVKVEKFSGKDGIRRGKEVIRRSNLLAKQVISIRSALSLGFVTQLWVDTTSWMVLFVEVRPNLLSGDADKFFLEDISQVGDVVLVPDERVIENGFKMVGLETLVGYKVVTPSQRNIGKVRGYTFSLNSGAVEELELDSFGLSIIPSTLVSTYSLLVEDVLEVVSDAVVVREAAASRIQRLSKGFLGNQNVGVSMDDLEDYDSEPSVTYGQVSRRRKSLGRKKPNQRYWDNEDDWDLPMDYL, via the exons ATGACTGAGCTTCTTCCCGCAAGCCCGCTTTCAATCTCACTCCCAGAATCTCATAGATTCGCCTTTCCCAACAACAATCAATGCCTAACACCAAATTCCCATGTACCCTTCTCTCAAGAATTCTCAAAAACCACTGGCACCCTTGTTGTAGTTGCTTCTTCAATGGGTCCAAGGGTCCATGGAAGAGGCTCAAGGGGCGGTGGTTATAGCTTCTACAACAATAAACAACTTGGATTTGATGAGAGAGAGGTGAAGAATTTGGGCTTGGAGGGTGACCCTACTGGTGATGGTTCAGTTGGTGAAAAGGATATTGCCGATAGTAATGATCCATTTGATGGTGTTGGACTCAGGGAAATGGATGATCCTGTTGGGTTGGGTGCCAATggtgaaggagaagaagaagaaggaggaggaggttTTGAAGACGACGATGATTTGGTTAAGGTTCAGGTTCCGGGTGGTGCTGCAAATGATGATTTGAGAAAAGATGATGTTAAAGTTGAGAAATTTAGTGGTAAGGATGGGATTAGAAGGGGTAAAGAGGTAATTAGAAGGTCCAATTTGTTGGCTAAGCAGGTCATTAGTATAAGGTCTGCTCTTAGCTTGGGGTTTGTTACTCAGCTTTGGGTTGACACCACCTCT TGGATGGTTTTATTTGTGGAGGTGAGGCCAAACTTGCTTTCTGGGGATGCAGATAAGTTCTTTCTGGAGGACATTAGTCAG GTCGGGGATGTCGTCCTTGTCCCAGATGAACGCGTGATAGAGAACGGATTTAAAATGGTTGGATTGGAGACCCTG GTTGGATACAAAGTTGTGACACCCTCCCAACGGAATATTGGAAAG GTGCGTGGATACACATTCAGCCTCAATTCAGGTGCTGTTGAAGAACTTGAGCTTGATTCATTTGGACTATCAATTATCCCTTCAACTTTG GTGAGTACTTACTCTTTGCTAGTCGAGGATGTACTGGAAGTAGTATCTGATGCTGTTGTGGTTCGCGAAGCTGCAGCGTCGCGTATACAAAGGCTTTCAAAG GGTTTCTTGGGCAACCAGAATGTAGGAGTTTCTATGGATGATCTTGAAGATTATGACTCTGAACCATCTGTGACATATGGCCAAGTTTCAAGGAGAAGGAAAAGTCTTGGAAGAAAGAAACCTAATCAAAGATATTGGGATAATGAAGATGATTGGGATCTTCCAATGGACTATCTTTGA
- the LOC130956839 gene encoding zinc finger BED domain-containing protein RICESLEEPER 2-like, with translation MLKSGLKFQKAVKKLRERDTEYALMQGGIPRNLDWDNEKHFMEFLKIFYDVTKSVSGSLLVTFSQYFHEFCKILRVFKASCGSRDPLLGSMAERMKFKYDKYWGNVKNINMMIFVAVVIDPRYKLKFVNFSFEKLYDKDDADFLGKKVKETFSKMFECYVNANNGGRSFTSATMDCASDVGVPNDNMAGDFFKEVNSSKYHILSQIARDVLAMPVSTVASESAFSTGGRVLNNYRSSLTPKTVEALICTQNWLRASPMTIDFEELIDEFEKLELEIALTEKDDDESGIDSD, from the exons ATGCTTAAAAGTGGTTTGAAGTTTCAAAAGGCGGTCAAGAAATTAAGGGAAAGAGATACAGAATATGCTTTAATGCAAGGTGGTATTCCGAGGAATCTTGATTGGGACAATGAAAAACACTTTATGgaattcttgaaaattttttatgatgttACAAAGAGTGTGTCTGGTAGTTTGCTTGTGACTTTTTCTCAATATTTTCATGAGTTTTGTAAGATCTTGCGAGTGTTCAAGGCTTCGTGTGGTAGTCGAGATCCATTACTTGGGAGTATGGCTGAGAGGATGAAGTTTAAGTATGACAAGTATTGGGGTAAcgtaaaaaatatcaatatgaTGATTTTTGTTGCTGTGGTTATTGATCCTAGATACAAGTTGAAGTTTGTGAACTTTAGCTTTGAAAAGCTATATGATAAGGATGATGCTGATTTTTTAGGTAAAAAAGTGAAAGAGACATTCTCCAAGATGTTTGAATGCTATGTGAATGCAAATAATGGGGGTAGATCTTTTACTTCAGCAACAATGGATTGTGCATCAGATGTGGGAGTACCTAATGACAACATGGCTGGTGATTTTTTCAAAGAg GTAAATTCTAGCAAGTATCATATCTTATCCCAAATAGCTAGAGATGTCTTAGCAATGCCGGTCTCGACTGTTGCTTCAGAATCGGCTTTTAGCACTGGTGGAAGAGTGCTTAACAACTATAGGAGTTCTTTAACTCCAAAGACAGTTGAGGCATTGATTTGTACACAAAATTGGCTTCGTGCATCTCCAATGACAATTGATTTTGAGGAGCTTATTGATGAGTTTGAGAAACTTGAATTAg aaattgCACTAACcgaaaaagatgatgatgagtCTGGTATAGATTCAGATTAA
- the LOC130956840 gene encoding uncharacterized protein LOC130956840 has translation MAEKSGSGSGSGGVGAMDAQQFAAFFSQVAQIQSHLNKTNPNQDRLSSPYYILPSENLGIPITNVTLTGSNYSAWNKAMMNALYSKNKFEFVDGTILKPERTDPNFKAWQRCNTYVVAWINLSLSPDIYQSVLWNNVAYDLWTDLRHRYYQGDMFRVAELNEEIYALK, from the coding sequence ATGGCTGAGAAATCAGGAAGCGGATCTGGATCTGGAGGTGTTGGTGCGATGGATGCTCAGCAGTTTGCAGCATTCTTCAGTCAAGTTGCGCAGATCCAGAGTCATCTCAACAAGACAAATCCGAATCAAGATCGTCTTTCAAGTCCTTACTACATTTTGCCGTCTGAAAATCTAGGTATACCTATCACCAATGTCACACTcactggttcgaattatagTGCATGGAATAAAGCTATGATGAATGCACTTTATTCTAAAAACAAATTCGAATTTGTTGATGGTACGATTTTGAAGCCTGAGAGAACGGATCCGAATTTTAAGGCATGGCAACGATGCAACACGTATGTAGTTGCCTGGATTAATCTCTCCCTGAGCCCTGACATATATCAAAGTGTTTTATGGAATAATGTAGCTTATGATTTGTGGACCGATCTTAGACATCGATATTACCAAGGGGACATGTTTAGAGTAGCTGAGTTAAATGAGGAGATTTATGCGCTCAAATAG